From one Lysinibacillus sp. G4S2 genomic stretch:
- a CDS encoding saccharopine dehydrogenase family protein, whose translation MGKALIIGAGGVASVVVHKCVQNSDVFEEICIASRTVSKCDALKEKLDGGKTKIQTAQVDADNTEEVIELIKAFGPDVVINVALPYQDLTIMDACLATGVHYVDTANYEPPETAKFEYKWQWAYKEKFEKAGLTALLGSGFDPGVTGVFTAHAQKHEFDEIHYIDIVDANAGDHGYHFATNFNPEINIREITANGRYWKEGKWIETAPLEKKEVYNLPEIGPKDIYLLYHEELESLAKNIKGLKQIRFWMTFSEKYLTHLKVLENVGMTSIEPIEFEGQMIQPIHFLKAVLPDPASLGPRTKGKTNIGCIVRGLKDGKEKTYYVYNVCDHEECYNEVGSQAISYTTGVPAMIGAMLVMNGEWRKPGVWNVEDFNPDPFMDALNKWGLPWQESHNPELLDLDLDAKELSQ comes from the coding sequence TTGGGTAAAGCATTGATTATCGGAGCTGGCGGAGTAGCCAGTGTTGTGGTACACAAGTGTGTTCAAAATTCGGACGTATTTGAGGAGATTTGTATCGCAAGTAGAACTGTTTCAAAATGTGACGCTCTAAAAGAAAAACTAGATGGCGGAAAAACAAAGATTCAAACTGCACAGGTAGACGCAGATAATACGGAAGAGGTTATTGAGCTTATTAAAGCCTTTGGACCTGATGTTGTTATTAACGTAGCACTACCTTATCAAGACTTAACGATTATGGATGCTTGCTTAGCGACAGGTGTACACTATGTGGATACTGCAAACTACGAGCCACCTGAAACGGCAAAATTTGAATATAAATGGCAATGGGCTTATAAAGAGAAGTTCGAAAAAGCTGGCTTAACTGCTCTACTTGGTAGCGGTTTTGATCCAGGCGTAACTGGTGTTTTCACAGCTCATGCTCAAAAACATGAATTTGATGAAATCCACTACATTGATATTGTGGATGCAAATGCTGGTGATCACGGTTATCATTTCGCAACAAACTTCAACCCTGAAATTAACATTCGTGAAATTACTGCGAATGGTCGTTACTGGAAAGAAGGCAAGTGGATCGAAACTGCACCACTTGAGAAAAAAGAAGTGTATAACTTACCAGAAATTGGACCAAAAGATATTTACCTGTTATACCATGAAGAGTTAGAATCTCTTGCTAAAAACATCAAAGGCTTAAAGCAAATCCGTTTCTGGATGACATTCTCAGAAAAATACTTAACACACTTAAAAGTATTAGAAAATGTTGGTATGACTTCTATCGAGCCTATCGAGTTTGAAGGACAAATGATTCAACCAATCCACTTCCTTAAAGCTGTACTACCTGATCCAGCATCACTTGGACCACGTACAAAAGGGAAAACAAATATCGGTTGTATCGTTCGCGGTCTAAAAGATGGCAAGGAAAAAACTTATTATGTGTACAACGTATGTGACCACGAAGAATGTTATAACGAAGTTGGTTCACAGGCGATTTCTTATACAACTGGTGTGCCTGCAATGATTGGTGCAATGCTAGTGATGAACGGTGAATGGCGTAAACCAGGCGTTTGGAACGTCGAAGATTTCAATCCAGATCCATTCATGGATGCACTAAATAAATGGGGTCTACCATGGCAAGAAAGCCATAATCCAGAATTACTTGACCTTGATTTAGATGCAAAGGAATTAAGCCAATGA
- the nspC gene encoding carboxynorspermidine decarboxylase — translation MKPIDFSKVPSPSYVVDERLLTKNLELLKSIQDRTGCRILLALKGFSMHSTFPLVGEYLTGITSSSLHEARLGYEKMGKEVHVYAPAYVEHEMDELLGYVDHIVFNSFNQWAQYKDKVKSAGKTIECGIRINPEYSEIETALYDPCYTNSRLGTTLANFDKSQLDGIDGLHFHAMCEQNSDTLERIIQVVEEKFGDVLHQMKWLNFGGGHHITREDYDVEKLVNIINYIQDKYDLLVYLEPGEAVALNTGYLVATVLDIQKNGMELAILDTSATCHMPDVLEMPYRPMIIGSGKANELAYTYRLGGLTCLAGDVIGDYSFEQPLQSGDRLVFTDMAHYSMVKNHMFNGVNLPSIVSYNDEEGIKVIREFKFEDYSGRLS, via the coding sequence ATGAAACCAATTGATTTTTCAAAAGTTCCATCCCCTTCTTACGTAGTGGATGAGCGATTATTAACAAAAAATCTAGAGCTTTTAAAATCGATTCAAGATCGTACAGGCTGCCGTATTTTACTTGCTTTAAAAGGGTTTTCTATGCATTCAACATTCCCTTTAGTAGGTGAATATTTAACAGGCATTACATCAAGTTCACTTCACGAAGCACGTCTTGGCTATGAAAAAATGGGCAAAGAAGTCCATGTCTATGCACCTGCTTACGTGGAGCACGAAATGGACGAGCTTCTTGGCTATGTTGATCACATTGTGTTTAATTCATTTAACCAATGGGCTCAATATAAGGATAAAGTAAAATCTGCTGGTAAAACAATTGAATGTGGTATTCGTATCAATCCTGAGTACTCTGAAATTGAAACAGCCCTTTACGACCCTTGCTACACGAATTCTCGTCTAGGTACAACATTAGCCAACTTCGACAAGTCACAGCTTGACGGTATTGATGGCTTACACTTCCACGCAATGTGTGAGCAAAACTCAGATACGTTAGAGCGTATTATACAAGTTGTTGAAGAAAAATTTGGTGATGTTTTACATCAAATGAAATGGTTAAACTTTGGCGGTGGACACCATATTACTCGTGAGGATTATGATGTAGAAAAACTTGTAAATATCATTAATTACATTCAAGACAAGTATGACCTTCTTGTATATTTAGAGCCAGGTGAAGCTGTTGCACTAAATACCGGTTATTTAGTAGCAACTGTTCTTGATATTCAGAAAAACGGTATGGAACTAGCAATTTTAGATACATCGGCAACTTGTCATATGCCGGACGTTCTAGAAATGCCATACCGCCCTATGATTATCGGTTCTGGTAAAGCAAATGAGCTAGCATACACATATCGTCTAGGCGGACTAACATGTCTTGCTGGTGACGTAATTGGTGATTATTCATTTGAACAACCTTTACAATCTGGCGATCGTCTTGTATTTACGGATATGGCACATTACTCAATGGTGAAAAATCATATGTTTAATGGGGTAAACCTTCCATCAATCGTTTCTTATAACGATGAAGAAGGCATTAAAGTCATTCGTGAATTTAAATTTGAAGACTATAGCGGTCGACTTTCTTAA
- a CDS encoding IS30 family transposase has product MQKKLNIKGTQKKPRLTEIQRGKLEAYLDEGNLSKAEIARRLGVCRATIYNEIKRGTTTQVRIVNSKRIYTTKYFATTGQAITERNVARSRNPLKVKRVSAFLEYADQLMKEKEWSPDAVVGRTLLDGKFRREEMVCAKTLYAYIDLRLLKTRNSDLVSKTSRKTKTVRRARKNIKCLGESIEKRPQHIETREEFGHFEIDSVIGRKDKEDDVLLTLIERKTRREFIFKMDGKDADSVNYAIETILKNFGELAPKLFKSITADNGSEFSELAEKCQELMGIYFTHPYSSWERGTNENHNRMIRRWLPKGTSIENYSRSYIQSVEDKMNHLPRRIHGFKTPHEMFEEELKRLRESA; this is encoded by the coding sequence ATGCAAAAAAAGCTTAACATAAAAGGAACTCAAAAGAAACCCAGACTTACTGAAATTCAACGTGGAAAGTTAGAAGCTTACCTTGATGAAGGGAATTTATCAAAAGCTGAGATTGCCCGTAGATTGGGTGTTTGTCGTGCTACTATATATAACGAAATCAAGCGTGGAACTACTACACAAGTGAGGATAGTAAATAGTAAACGAATCTATACCACGAAGTACTTCGCTACAACGGGTCAAGCAATCACTGAACGAAATGTGGCTCGTTCTCGTAACCCTTTGAAGGTGAAGCGAGTATCGGCTTTTCTAGAATACGCAGATCAATTAATGAAGGAAAAGGAGTGGTCTCCAGACGCTGTTGTTGGTCGTACATTGCTTGATGGTAAGTTTCGTCGTGAAGAAATGGTTTGCGCAAAAACTCTTTATGCGTATATAGATCTTAGGTTGTTGAAAACTAGAAATTCTGACTTAGTTTCCAAGACATCGCGTAAAACAAAGACAGTACGTAGGGCTAGAAAAAATATAAAATGTTTAGGCGAAAGTATTGAAAAACGCCCACAGCACATTGAAACACGAGAGGAATTTGGTCATTTTGAAATCGATTCAGTGATCGGTAGAAAAGACAAAGAAGATGATGTTTTATTAACACTGATCGAACGGAAAACGCGTCGAGAATTTATTTTCAAAATGGACGGTAAGGATGCGGATTCCGTGAACTATGCGATTGAAACCATTCTAAAGAATTTTGGGGAGTTAGCACCTAAACTATTCAAATCCATTACAGCAGATAACGGGAGTGAGTTTTCAGAGCTTGCGGAAAAATGCCAAGAGTTGATGGGGATTTACTTCACACACCCCTACTCATCATGGGAGCGAGGAACAAATGAAAACCACAATAGAATGATTCGTAGATGGTTACCAAAAGGAACGTCCATAGAGAACTACAGTAGATCTTACATCCAATCTGTAGAAGATAAAATGAACCACTTGCCACGACGAATACATGGATTCAAAACACCGCATGAGATGTTTGAGGAAGAATTAAAGAGATTAAGAGAATCAGCGTAA
- a CDS encoding potassium channel family protein, with translation MKKLVITYEIFMIVLILISVTLALMVDKRFVMFQQTIWLIFVVDYIVRFARAEHKWDYVKKHPLELVAIIPFDSLLRAARLVRIFKVLQLLGISSRYLKPFYAVLKTNGLDKAFKFGVAMLFVIPIPIAIVEPAIETYTEALWWGLITITTVGYGDIAPVTGLGRLMAAVLLMVGIGIIGIFTSALTNYFSNKPKESRDKQVLKIIQSIDEIEDITKEDIEFIQSFLKRKL, from the coding sequence GTGAAAAAGCTTGTAATTACATATGAAATTTTTATGATTGTTTTAATCCTTATCTCAGTAACCCTTGCTCTCATGGTTGATAAACGATTTGTGATGTTTCAACAAACTATTTGGCTCATATTCGTAGTGGATTACATTGTTCGTTTTGCACGAGCAGAACACAAGTGGGACTATGTAAAGAAACATCCCTTAGAGTTAGTAGCTATAATTCCTTTCGATTCCCTTTTAAGAGCAGCTAGACTCGTCCGTATATTTAAAGTTCTTCAATTGCTTGGTATCAGTTCTCGTTATTTAAAACCTTTTTATGCGGTGTTAAAAACGAATGGATTAGACAAAGCTTTCAAGTTTGGTGTCGCAATGTTATTTGTCATACCAATACCGATTGCTATAGTTGAACCAGCGATTGAAACTTACACTGAAGCGTTGTGGTGGGGTTTGATTACAATAACTACAGTTGGATATGGAGATATTGCGCCTGTTACCGGATTAGGTCGTTTAATGGCTGCAGTATTACTAATGGTAGGGATTGGGATTATCGGTATATTCACATCTGCACTTACTAATTATTTTAGTAATAAACCTAAAGAATCTCGAGATAAGCAAGTCTTGAAAATAATTCAGTCGATTGATGAGATTGAAGACATAACAAAAGAAGATATTGAGTTTATCCAGTCATTTTTGAAAAGGAAATTATGA
- a CDS encoding amidase, with the protein MVSRSLSKAIIAFIVTIVSTLGLTAGKVEAMAMQDKATWLWDTIKIVEDESGVLSFLESKDVNKVYLQINTDIAIDYYKSFIEKATAQGIKVYALDGAASWVSEDGYKMQDQMFDWLYTYNGNVGATEQFSGVHLDVEPYLNSGWSLNQENTIESYQTLLTKAKEGTEQLQIPLEVDMPFWFDEIAYSNQYGNGILAEWVIDQVDSVSIMAYRDTAKDIIKIVENEIEYAQKVNKSVVIGVETGASDEGKNITFYDNGEAYMNKQLARVHQHYANKTSYSGLAIHHVDSWMNMQR; encoded by the coding sequence ATGGTAAGTCGTTCACTATCAAAAGCAATCATTGCTTTTATAGTAACAATTGTAAGTACGCTCGGATTAACAGCAGGAAAGGTAGAGGCAATGGCCATGCAAGATAAGGCTACTTGGTTATGGGATACGATAAAAATTGTTGAAGATGAATCAGGCGTACTCTCATTTTTAGAAAGCAAAGATGTAAATAAAGTATATTTGCAGATTAATACTGATATAGCAATTGACTATTATAAAAGCTTTATTGAAAAAGCAACAGCACAAGGTATTAAAGTATATGCGTTAGATGGTGCTGCAAGCTGGGTTTCAGAGGATGGCTATAAAATGCAGGATCAAATGTTTGATTGGTTATATACATATAATGGGAATGTAGGGGCAACAGAACAATTTTCTGGAGTCCATCTTGATGTAGAGCCCTACTTAAATAGTGGTTGGAGCTTGAATCAAGAAAATACAATTGAGTCCTATCAAACGCTTCTTACTAAAGCGAAAGAGGGGACTGAGCAATTACAAATACCTTTGGAAGTCGATATGCCATTTTGGTTTGATGAGATTGCCTATAGCAACCAGTATGGCAATGGTATTTTAGCTGAATGGGTTATCGATCAAGTTGATAGTGTCTCGATTATGGCCTATCGAGATACAGCTAAAGACATTATCAAAATAGTGGAAAATGAAATAGAGTATGCACAAAAAGTAAACAAATCAGTTGTTATTGGCGTAGAAACAGGTGCCTCTGATGAAGGGAAAAATATTACCTTTTATGATAATGGAGAAGCCTATATGAATAAACAACTAGCACGTGTTCATCAGCATTATGCCAATAAAACAAGCTATAGTGGTTTGGCTATTCACCATGTTGATAGTTGGATGAATATGCAGCGGTAA
- a CDS encoding CheW domain-containing protein, which produces MESVKAVVFACGTEEYAVPVEQAISIEKLEHVTPIPHLPNYLMGFTRIRGELIPVLDFERILYNRSSNAATARIIVLNTDVVNYGLLVTEAREILDFDESVLKQMGLVNYSKTRYFTAVANLENRMITYVDPKILVNSLEGIREIINYLHKMLENEKENVEA; this is translated from the coding sequence ATGGAAAGTGTGAAGGCAGTAGTTTTTGCTTGTGGTACAGAGGAATATGCAGTGCCTGTTGAACAAGCGATTTCGATTGAAAAGTTAGAGCACGTAACACCGATTCCTCATTTACCTAATTATCTTATGGGCTTCACAAGAATTCGTGGCGAGCTTATACCTGTACTTGATTTTGAGCGTATTCTTTATAATCGTTCTTCAAATGCTGCAACAGCAAGGATTATTGTATTGAATACGGATGTTGTGAATTACGGATTACTTGTCACCGAAGCTCGTGAAATTCTTGATTTTGATGAGTCCGTATTAAAGCAGATGGGGCTTGTCAATTATTCAAAAACACGCTACTTTACAGCTGTGGCAAATCTTGAAAATCGTATGATCACATATGTAGATCCGAAAATACTTGTGAATTCATTAGAGGGTATTCGTGAAATTATTAATTATTTGCACAAAATGCTTGAAAATGAAAAAGAAAACGTAGAGGCTTGA
- a CDS encoding M20/M25/M40 family metallo-hydrolase, whose translation MTSRLVEEFFELVQIDSETKHEQVIAPILIDKLTALGFTVEQDDAHTRNGHGAGNILATLKGSLDVEPIYFTSHMDTVVPGKGIKPSLREDGYIVSDGTTILGADDKAGLATLFEMAKRLKEQNIEHGDIEFIITAGEESGLVGAKELDPSKIKAKYGFAVDSDGKVGGIVTAAPFQAKIFAKIIGKTAHAGVAPEKGVSAITVASKCIAQMKLGRLDEETTANIGRFEGGQATNIVCDEVTILAEARSIDKTKLDAQTKHMQETFEQVSASLGARAEVEVKLMYPGFRVTEKDKVVQVAMAAVNNIERTPKLGISGGGSDANVIAGFGIPTVNLSVGYEDIHTTNEKIPVEELEKLADLLVEIVKESAKK comes from the coding sequence ATGACAAGTCGTTTAGTAGAAGAGTTTTTTGAGCTCGTACAAATCGATTCAGAAACAAAACATGAACAAGTGATTGCGCCGATTTTAATCGACAAATTAACAGCACTTGGCTTTACAGTAGAACAAGATGATGCACATACTCGTAACGGGCATGGTGCAGGGAATATACTTGCTACATTAAAAGGTTCGTTAGATGTTGAACCAATTTATTTTACTTCTCATATGGATACAGTTGTTCCAGGTAAAGGTATTAAACCGTCTCTTCGTGAAGATGGCTATATCGTTTCTGATGGTACTACAATTTTAGGTGCTGATGACAAGGCTGGTCTTGCCACATTATTTGAGATGGCTAAACGCTTAAAAGAGCAAAATATTGAGCATGGAGATATTGAGTTTATTATTACAGCAGGTGAGGAAAGTGGACTTGTTGGAGCTAAAGAGTTAGATCCATCTAAAATTAAAGCAAAGTATGGCTTTGCAGTAGACAGTGATGGCAAAGTAGGCGGTATTGTAACAGCGGCGCCTTTCCAAGCTAAAATTTTCGCTAAAATAATTGGGAAAACAGCACATGCTGGTGTTGCTCCAGAAAAAGGTGTATCAGCGATTACAGTTGCTTCCAAATGTATTGCGCAAATGAAACTTGGTCGTTTGGATGAAGAAACTACAGCAAATATCGGTCGCTTTGAGGGTGGTCAGGCAACAAATATTGTATGTGATGAAGTAACAATACTAGCAGAAGCACGTTCTATCGACAAAACAAAACTAGATGCGCAAACTAAGCATATGCAAGAGACGTTTGAACAAGTTTCTGCTTCATTAGGGGCAAGAGCTGAAGTAGAAGTGAAGCTAATGTACCCTGGATTCCGTGTAACAGAAAAAGATAAAGTTGTTCAAGTGGCAATGGCAGCTGTAAACAACATTGAACGCACACCAAAGCTTGGTATTTCTGGCGGAGGTTCTGATGCGAATGTTATTGCTGGCTTTGGCATTCCTACAGTTAATCTTTCTGTTGGGTATGAGGATATTCATACAACAAATGAAAAAATTCCTGTAGAAGAATTGGAAAAATTAGCAGATTTACTTGTCGAAATCGTCAAAGAGTCTGCAAAAAAATAA